A window of Balearica regulorum gibbericeps isolate bBalReg1 chromosome 19, bBalReg1.pri, whole genome shotgun sequence genomic DNA:
CTTATGAGCACTTCAATGCCATGGGAAAGTATGTGGACAAGAGACTGGAGGAGCTTGGAGCCCAACGCATCTTTGAACTTGGGCTAGGAGATGACGATGGGAAGTGAGTAGCTTGGCTTGAGAGGCTGGTCAGAGCTGTCTACAGCATTGTGGAAGGGACCTTGGCGGGGAGTTGGCCTTACTACTAAGAAGTAAACTCCGTGGGGCTAGTTGTGGGAGCTGACGTGTCTGGGGGTGTGTGTCTGGTCTTTCCTCCCACAAGCAGATCCCTGTATGCTTAGAGCATCCTAGGGGATCCTGTGCCTGGTGAGATCTTGTATCAGCTTTAAATGACCATAGCTGTATACTTGGGGAGGCTTTGCAGCCTCCGCCTTGGCCCTGCCGCAGCTCCACTGCTAACCCAGCCTGTATGGAGAGGCTCACTCATCCCTGCGGAGGAGACAAACTCAGTCTCCTTGTGAACCGTTTGTTTTATGGTGGAAGGCAGCAATTTTCCACCTTGGACaatgattggggttttttgaccTCTCTCTGCTCACCTGAGCACCCTGTGGGTAGCAGCTTAACTGGGGAACTTACATCAACCTGTAGCTTTGCCTCTAAGGCCTGCAAGATGTGATGAGAGGGATGTGCTGTGTGTGGGAGGCTCTGAGCCCAGAGAAATAAGCATTGCCACGGTGGGATCTGCCTTTTAGGAAGGTGGCCTAATGCCACCAGTGGGTAAGGGGGACCCGAGTTTGTTAAAGACCGAGCCTGAATAACAAAGTCTTCCTGGGCAGACCTAGTGAAGGGAGGGGTGGCTGGTGTAGCAACAGTTCCCTCCCACCCACTTAGCGCTCTGAAGATGCTCCTCTGATCTGTGGGTATGTGGAGGTACCAAAACTGCCTGGGTCCAAGGACAAATGCCTTTTGCCACGGTGAAAGGAGAAAGTCCATAGGGATTTCAAACAGCTCCTCTGGGAACAACACTCCTTTGCTCCCCCTTGGGCAATGTTATTGAATCTTTCTTTTGCCCTGGCTAGCTTGGAAGAAGACTTCATCACCTGGAGAGAGCAGTTCTGGCCAGCGGTGTGTGAGCACTTCGGGGTGGAGGCTACAGGAGAAGAGTCCAGGTGGGTAAGGGAGCAGGTTCTTCTGGGTGCCTGAGAGATTGGCCACCTCTGACTGGTGGCTGAGCCATCAGCCCTGAGCTGCTGTCCCCTCTCCTGTGCGCTGCCTCCTCTTCCAGACCGGAGAGGGCACATCTGAAGTAGATCAGTGAGTGGGGCTGTTTGGATTGAGCCCGTCCTGGTGCGAGTTTGAACCCAGCTCTGGATTTCTGTTCTGAGTGGGGATGCGATGGGTTTGGTTCCCTTGTGGATGGCTTTGCTGGGTTGTGATGCTCCCGGCGAAGCTGTTTCCTCTTAGTCTGGGCTTTCTGCGTTGTCTGCAGATGTCTGCTCCCTAATGTCTTGAGGGGGTTGAAGGGGTGCAAGTTGCATTTGGTTTTGAACTGCAGCAAATCCAGCAAAGCAGATGACAGTTCCAACTGTACGTTGTGACTTCcagtctgactttttttttctctccctttccttctccagcatCCGCCAGTATGAGCTGGTGGTGCACACGGATGTGAACATGAACAAAGTCTACACCGGTGAGATGGGCCGTCTCAAGAGCTATGAGAACCAGAAGCCGTAAGTGCCAAACCGCCCTGGACAGGGTGTACGTGGGCCAGGCTTTGACCAACGGAGTCCTTGATGTTTGTAACAACGCGTGCTATGCAGGCAGTGTCATTTCTGCAGTGCACCTGTGTGACAGATGTCTGCCCAAGAGAAATAGGTTCAAATCTTTACTGGGGCTCTCAGGGATTCCCCAGTTAATGAATCATTAGTGTGTGAGAAGGTGGCTGTGCTGTTTGGCCGGTACATTTGCAGCATGTGTCTTAAGGTCACTCGGAGCCTTTCCTCACCCGGGGTAGCTAATGCGTGGTGGTTGCTTGCAGTTTTGCTTTGGGGAGATTAGCTGTATAAATTTTGTCCAGACTGACATACCTCTTTGAGATGTGACATTCCCTCCAATCTCCTCTTGCATCACTTGTTCTTAATGGGACAGAAGCTGTTGACTGCTGGGCTGTGCTTAGAAGGAAAATGATTGGTTTTCTCTGCCAGTGTGGGTAGCTGCAGGATCATAATTTGGTTTGTGCTGTGGTCTGCTGTGAAACATGAGCCAGGACAGCCCCATGCTCAAATTGTGGGAGCCTGCTCTGGAGGCAGAGGGAACGTGCTTGGATACAGAAAGCGCTGTGAGCCTGCGGAGAGTAACCCAGAGGATCCTTGTCTTTCCTTCCAGGCCGTTCGATGCCAAGAACCCCTTCCTGGCCCAGGTTACGGAGAACCGCAAGCTGAACGAGGGTGGAGAGCGACACCTCATGCACCTGGAGCTGGATATCTCCAATTCCAAAATCAGGTAGTTTCCCACAGGAGACTGGTCCTCTATTTTAGCAGGAGCAGTCTTCAACGGGATCAAAGAACAAGGAGGTGGCACTGGCCTCATCCGGCATTTTGGAAGAGGACCTTGTTCTCATAATtactgctgctcctctgggctTCTGTACCACTTACCAGGTACCCCATGTCAGGACTTTCTCCCAGCTCTTGTGCAGTGCCTGGCCATGCCAGCTGGCTGCTCTGGGTCCCTCCAGAGCTGGCTGCACATACCTGTCCTAcctgagcagtcccagctgcGAGAATTCTCTAGGAGTCATTCAAAAAGTGAGGAGGCAGATGAGCTCACGCCTGGATTTGCCTGGCTTAGGTGTACAAGCATAGAGGGAATAAAGCCCTGTTCTTAAAACTGTTGTTGCTGGCTTAAATTCCTCTGTGTGCTTGTGAGAAAGCCATGAATCCAGGTGGCTTAACATAACAAAATACTGCAGAGGTTTTGAGCAGCTTTGCTCCTTGCCTGTTAGGGAGTTGGCCTTGTCCTTGCTGGAAGTCTGGCCTCATTGAAGTCTCTGGCAAAACTGCTGTTATCTTGGAGCTCctgtgtaaaaaaaaccctggttCTTAAAGCCGTTATTCCACAATGGTCCTTTCTGCTATTACTGCCTGCTCTTTGGGATCCCTGACAGTGCAGGCACGGTGTGGCAGCTCAGATCTCAGTGTTGTCCTACCGCCCCTTGCAGCAGCCTGCTTGTGTTCTAGCTGAGCAGCTCAGGCCTGGGGCGGATGAGAAGTGGTGCTGGTGTTTCatctgctctcctcctgctctcgTGCCAGGTACGAGTCTGGGGACCACGTGGCAGTGTACCCAGCCAACGACTCTTCTCTGGTGAATCAGATTGGTGAGATCCTGGGCACGGATCTGGACACAGTCATGTCCCTAAACAATTTGGACGGTGAGTATGGATCACCCCTGAGTGTCAGCAGTTTTCCTTCAGCTATGGCCTCTGTCCTGCCCACCAGAGCAACAGCCAGATCGCCTTGCACCTCCAGACACACAGAGACATCCCGTGGCTGCTCCAAATGTGGTGTCATTTTAGCAACAGTGGCATGGAGCCCGCTTGCTGAGAGCCAGCTGAAGTGGGTCAGTTGTGAAATACACTTAGCGTGCCCATTCAACAACAAATTATGTAACAGCACGCTCCTAATTACAGAGCATCAGCCCGCCAGGACatccctctgctgcagcagccccagagctCAACAGGGGCCTTCCTGCCTGAGATGATGCTGTTCAGTCCTTGGAGGAGGCGCAGGCTTCGGGACCGAACTGCCAGGAGGGAGCACTTGTGCTGATACAAAGAGCTTTTCTTGGGCAACgttcccagcagagctggctgctggcaggagggagacagcagctgctgcccatcTCGCTCCTGAGGCAGCGCGGCCTGAGCTGAGGCATCAGATGTGCTGGCCCAGAAGCCCAAGAGAGCTCCTCGTTTCACGAGAGCAACCAGCTTCAGTGCGCTgctggagcctgcagccccGCCGTGCGGTGTCCCTCGTTGTCCGGCCTCACGCTGTCATTCCTGTCCCTTATGGACCTCTGTTTGCTGAACTGAACGGCTCCAGCCTCGACTGCTGGCGCTTACCTTTCCCAGGGGGGCTGTGAGCACACGAGTCCATGGCTGAAGGAGGTGAAGGATGCTTTTCAGGCCAGATCTGAAGGAGGTGTAAGTGCATGAGGCCAAATTAGCCATGGAGAACAGCCCTCCCACTTGGCCTGGGAGTTTGCTGGGTACCTCCATGCATGGGTATCTCAGGGCAGAGCGCCCCACTGGGGAGcacagggtatttttttttattttttttttttaaatttttctgaaaagctgtccAGCAGCATCTGTGAAACACAAAATGGGCTACTGGGAGACGTAGCTGCCTGGAGAGGGAGCTGTCCTGAGCTGGAGCTGCTTCAGTGTGGGATCAGGGCTTTGGCCAACGGGCCGATTCAGCCCTAGGGCTGCTCTTGCTTCTCTGAAGCCGGTTCCTCTGCTCTGTCTCCAGCTCTCATACGCTTCATGTAGCTGCTGGCACGAAATCTCTAACGTAACAGCATGTGGTTGctgacttttaatttttttctttcctctctctcttctccagagGAATCCAATAAGAAAcatcccttcccctgccccacgTCCTACCGTACAGCCCTGACATACTACCTGGACATCACCAACCCACCCCGCACCAATGTCCTCTATGAGCTGGCCCAGTACGCCACGGACGCCGGCGAGCAGGAGCACCTCCGCAAAATGGCATCGTCTGCTGCCGAGGGGAAGGTGGGAGCTGTGGCATtcccagcaaagctgctgggtTGAACTGGGTGCTGGGGGATCCCCAAAAGGGATCCAGGACTGTTGGGTACCACGTGCGGAGAGCTGAGGGAGCGTTTGCCAGCCGCGTAGGGAAGTCATCGTGCGTGTGCCCTCCTTGCCCGCAGGCTCTCTACCTCAGCTGGGTGGTGGAGGCCCGGAGGAACATCCTGGCCATCCTGCAGGACATGCCCTCGCTGCGCCCCCCCATCGACCACTTGTGTGAGCTCCTGCCCCGCCTGCAGGCCCGCTACTACTCCATCGCCTCCTCCTCCAAGGTGAGCGTGCTTCCGGCAGGGACTGGGGCTGCCAAGAGACTGCTGACCTACAGCTGCAGCTCCACAGTGCTGCAGTCCCACCCCCTCAGCTGGGGACAGGACACTGGGAATTTGCCCTGGTGACACTTTCAGTAAGGGGGGCAGCCTTTGTTACATCCGTGCATATCCCAACTTCCGTGGGGTCTGCAGAGGGTCCCACACTGCAGCCAGCTGCACCGATACCAccaccctccctgcagccctgctcctcttcGCCCATAGGCCTTGCTTTCAGGGCCTTGGGAGCAAGGTACTGTTTTAGGGGTTGGTCAAGATTCACTCTTGACTTTGTGCCTGGAGCCCTGAGGTTGCTGGCAATACCGAGAGCAGCTCAGTGGGCCTGTGGCGAGTCGGGCGCAAGACAGAAGCCCTGTGTGGGACATGCTGGGAGGTTTGATCTGCCAGGGGAGGAATAGCTATCCCAACATTAATGTTAGGTTAAACTTCTCGCCATCCCTGAGCACGAGGGACTGAGCTGTGAGGTTGCTGGGGCTCCCTCTCTGCCTGGTGCTGACGTCCCTTCCCTGCAGGTTCACCCCAATGCCATCCACATCTGTGCCGTGACGGTGGAGTACGAGACCAAGACGGGACGCCTGAACAAAGGGGTGGCCACCAACTGGCTCAAGAACAAAGTGCCAGACGAGAACGGGAGCACCTCCCTGGTGCCCATGTATGTCAGGAAGTCGCAGTTCCGCCTGCCTTTCAAACCCAGCACGCCCGTCATCATGATCGGACCGGGGACTGGCATTGCCCCCTTCATTGGCTTCATTCAGGAGCGGGCCTGGCTGAAGCAGCAAGGTGAGTGCCCAGAAACTTCTCTGGGGACCGGAGCGGCTGCAGGATGATGCTCTGCAGGGCCTGTTGGTTCCTCTCAGGTGCAGCGTGTGCTGCTCACATCGCTGACGGGTCTTAGCCAAAAGCAGACCGATGGAGTGGAATGAACAGCAGCTACGTGTGTTTGTCCAGCACAAGGATGCTTTGTCCTCCCCTTGGGCACAGAGGATGTTTGGGAGGACAAGTAGACCTGAGCCAGTTCTCTGACCTCTGCCACCATGTCTCTGAATAACCAGTCAAGTCACTTAGGCTCATTTCTAAAGTACACGGGTACTTCTGGGAATCGGTCTCGAGCTTCTCCTTATAAACAGATGCAGTGGCAGAGCTGTGTGTCCCCTGGGTTAGCAGGAgaaggggaggtggggaaggcGGCgttgggggctgcagggagccagcTGATGGGTGCTGTGTGACTCTGCAGGCAAAGAGGTGGGCGAGACGGTGCTCTACTATGGCTGCCGCCGTGAGCACGAGGACTACCTGTACCGCGAGGAGCTGGCCCGCTTCCATCAGGAGGGAGTCCTCACGCAGCTCAACGTCGCTTTCTCCAGGGACCAGGCTGAGAAGGTACCGCTCTTGTCCCCCAGCCGCTTGCTCATGCTGCCCACCAttgctcccagccctggcagcaggggaaggaaaggcCCCGAGGGCTGGAGCCTCGCTGACAGGGAAGGCCCATGGCAGTCATGGGAGCATGCGACTCCTCCGCTGTCTTGTGCAGCCACGAGCACGGGCTTGGCTTCCCCTCCCTCGCCATGGCCTGTGGTGTCGGGGCTCTGTCCTCTCGGCTCACCCCCACCGCTTTTCCTGCCAGGTTTATGTTCAGCACTTACTGAagaagaacaaggaaaacatCTGGAAGCTGATTAATGAGGGGAATGCTCATATCTACGTGTGCGGGTAGGTCCAGTGGCAGGGAAGGGacttttttggtgggggggggaatgttTCTATTCTCAAGAAAACGTGGCTCGGTTTACCCACTTGCATGTTACAAGCCCTGGGAGGGTTACGCTGCCCTTGTtctggggggggcggggggccaGGCAGATGGGCTGGGGTGAGTGACCTGTCCATGTTTGGGTGCTGAGAGGTGACCAGGGCTCTGTGGCTTCGATGTGTTACCGCCTCCCTCATGGTCCCCTTGTTTCCAGCGATGCCCGCAACA
This region includes:
- the POR gene encoding NADPH--cytochrome P450 reductase, translating into MGDASVEPTISPPDSTAQQDSLFSMMDVFLISLITGLLTYWFFFRKKKEEVPDLPKMQSVAAPVRDSSFIEKMKKTGRNIVVFYGSQTGTAEEFANRLSKDAHRYGLRGMAADPEEYDLSDLSRLSEIDKSLAVFCMATYGEGDPTDNAQDFYDWLQEADADLSGLRFAVFGLGNKTYEHFNAMGKYVDKRLEELGAQRIFELGLGDDDGNLEEDFITWREQFWPAVCEHFGVEATGEESSIRQYELVVHTDVNMNKVYTGEMGRLKSYENQKPPFDAKNPFLAQVTENRKLNEGGERHLMHLELDISNSKIRYESGDHVAVYPANDSSLVNQIGEILGTDLDTVMSLNNLDEESNKKHPFPCPTSYRTALTYYLDITNPPRTNVLYELAQYATDAGEQEHLRKMASSAAEGKALYLSWVVEARRNILAILQDMPSLRPPIDHLCELLPRLQARYYSIASSSKVHPNAIHICAVTVEYETKTGRLNKGVATNWLKNKVPDENGSTSLVPMYVRKSQFRLPFKPSTPVIMIGPGTGIAPFIGFIQERAWLKQQGKEVGETVLYYGCRREHEDYLYREELARFHQEGVLTQLNVAFSRDQAEKVYVQHLLKKNKENIWKLINEGNAHIYVCGDARNMARDVQNTFYDIVAEFGNMSQPQAVDYVKKLMTKGRYSLDVWS